One region of Natronorubrum aibiense genomic DNA includes:
- a CDS encoding ABC transporter substrate-binding protein encodes MDTARHVNRGRRQILGAGIAVGSTAVAGCLGSIGDDIDETSDAGSYTVSLDHLGETTFDAIPNSAFVTFPQYADMAIALGHGEAVQSLFATEMAGTTMDMFYDHLEGVDFEWETLDDPLADGLTKEELYAYDCDVHFLDPSYVLLTESGWTESEIDEIGEALGPWYGSFHSGVHSDPADAYAETYEYRTLWELFETVAEIFQERDRYEALAAVYDDVYDRIESTLPPEDERPTVARVTLGDGEFFTYHLNTPGFWQAETRPLGAHDALAEYDWSGDWGTVDYETLLEVDPDVILHLWGITPRYAIDDVRDRLADHSAGSTLRAVQNDRVVASGMRYQGPIMNLFQLEMTAKQLYPDQFGAWPGHTPGDSYPEFSADEQLFDRQRVATIITGTE; translated from the coding sequence ATGGACACGGCACGGCACGTCAATCGCGGTCGGCGACAGATACTGGGAGCGGGGATCGCAGTCGGAAGTACAGCTGTCGCCGGCTGTCTGGGCAGTATCGGCGATGACATCGACGAGACCAGCGACGCTGGCTCGTACACCGTCTCGCTGGATCACCTGGGGGAGACGACGTTCGACGCCATTCCCAACTCCGCCTTCGTCACCTTTCCACAGTACGCGGATATGGCGATCGCTCTCGGCCACGGTGAGGCGGTTCAGTCGCTGTTTGCGACCGAAATGGCGGGAACGACGATGGACATGTTCTACGACCATCTCGAGGGGGTCGACTTCGAGTGGGAGACGCTGGACGATCCACTCGCGGACGGACTCACCAAAGAGGAACTCTACGCCTACGACTGCGACGTTCATTTCCTCGATCCCTCGTACGTGTTACTCACCGAGTCCGGCTGGACCGAATCCGAAATCGACGAGATCGGCGAGGCGCTGGGGCCGTGGTACGGAAGTTTTCACAGCGGCGTCCACAGCGATCCCGCAGACGCCTACGCCGAAACCTACGAGTACCGAACGCTTTGGGAACTGTTCGAGACGGTTGCCGAGATCTTTCAGGAGCGGGACCGATACGAGGCGCTTGCGGCAGTGTACGACGACGTGTACGACCGAATCGAGTCGACGCTGCCGCCTGAAGACGAACGACCGACAGTCGCGCGGGTGACACTCGGCGACGGCGAGTTTTTCACCTACCATCTCAACACGCCTGGCTTCTGGCAGGCCGAGACGCGGCCGCTCGGGGCCCACGACGCCCTCGCCGAGTACGACTGGTCGGGCGACTGGGGCACCGTCGACTACGAAACGCTCCTCGAGGTCGATCCGGACGTCATCCTGCATCTCTGGGGGATCACCCCGCGCTACGCCATCGACGACGTCCGCGACCGCCTCGCGGACCATTCCGCGGGGAGTACGTTACGAGCCGTACAAAACGACCGCGTCGTCGCCAGTGGTATGCGGTATCAGGGACCGATCATGAACCTCTTCCAGCTCGAGATGACCGCCAAACAGCTCTATCCCGACCAGTTCGGAGCGTGGCCCGGTCACACCCCCGGCGACTCCTATCCCGAGTTCAGCGCGGACGAGCAGTTGTTCGATCGCCAGCGCGTTGCGACCATCATCACCGGGACGGAGTGA
- a CDS encoding glycerophosphodiester phosphodiesterase produces the protein MSTRLRSAVSRRRLLAGVGTGLSTVAVWGLAPLVTSGSPPDSRPKVIGHRGAEGLAPPNTLASIQRALEVGVDGIELDVRRTSDGELLLFHDPVLDWNSTGQGWIESTPWGEIQGAQIDGEPLITLPDALEVIAETDVSLYLELKQAGYTDAVLETVDEYGLLDRLTVIAFETAALDPAQRRGVSTGLIGSAPTSQLVADAANYGTDSAFCHYAPHLTAQFVDDVKAEGQTAGVWKLVDTEETVRDAIEAEPDVFVTNRPDYAFEHVDRDTSTQ, from the coding sequence ATGTCGACGCGCCTTCGTTCGGCGGTCTCTCGGCGGCGTCTGCTTGCCGGCGTCGGGACGGGTCTCTCGACAGTCGCTGTCTGGGGGCTCGCGCCGCTCGTCACGAGCGGTTCGCCCCCGGACAGCCGACCGAAGGTCATCGGGCATCGGGGCGCGGAGGGGCTTGCACCACCCAATACGCTCGCGTCGATCCAGCGCGCACTCGAGGTCGGTGTCGACGGGATCGAACTCGACGTTCGACGGACCAGCGACGGCGAGTTGCTCCTGTTTCACGACCCCGTTCTCGACTGGAACTCGACCGGACAGGGCTGGATCGAGAGCACGCCTTGGGGCGAGATACAGGGCGCACAGATCGACGGCGAACCGCTCATTACGCTGCCGGACGCACTCGAGGTCATCGCCGAAACCGATGTCTCGCTGTATCTCGAACTGAAGCAGGCGGGGTACACCGATGCGGTGCTTGAAACGGTCGACGAGTACGGCCTGCTCGATCGCCTCACCGTCATCGCCTTCGAGACGGCTGCACTCGATCCGGCACAGCGACGCGGCGTCTCGACCGGCCTCATCGGATCGGCACCGACATCACAGCTGGTCGCCGACGCCGCCAACTACGGGACCGACAGCGCGTTCTGTCACTACGCACCCCATCTGACCGCACAGTTCGTCGACGACGTCAAAGCCGAAGGACAGACGGCTGGCGTCTGGAAACTCGTCGATACGGAAGAGACCGTCCGAGACGCGATCGAAGCCGAGCCGGACGTGTTCGTTACGAACCGTCCCGATTACGCGTTCGAGCACGTAGACCGCGATACGTCGACACAGTAG
- the purH gene encoding bifunctional phosphoribosylaminoimidazolecarboxamide formyltransferase/IMP cyclohydrolase: MTRIAGMAGNRGRNLLNIADRRPGGAELAVILTNSEDAPVLEAAAERGIPTEVVPLTEEMSRSEHEEAVLEALSDYEFDLVCLDGYMRILSDTFLSESPTTLNVHPSLLPSFPGMDAWGDALEADVSVTGCTVHVVTDATDDDGAVVDSEVDGGPIVTQEPIPVYEGDDAERLKERVLYEGEFRAYPRAVKWFAEDAVDVDLEAGEVTVDADVASTESDDHNGLAARRLVSNDRADTLRYGENPHQDAAVYADYTCDEASVVHADQLNEGAKALSYNNYNDADGALNLIKEFDEPAAAVIKHTNPAGCATADSLAEAYEKALSTDPMSAFGGIVALNRECDADTAEQIIDSFKEVVVAPGYTDDALEVLCEKDNLRVLDVGELGKRTERFTEKPLVGGRLVQERDLQSISVDDLEVVTEREPTDKELESMVFAWQTLKHVKSNGILFTKGTETVGVGMGQVSRVDAVRLAAMKADEHAEGKDAEGAVMASDAFFPFPDGIEEAAKAGIEAVVQPGGSVNDDDVIEAADEHDIAMAFTGQRSFRHD; the protein is encoded by the coding sequence ATGACGCGAATCGCCGGGATGGCCGGAAACCGAGGACGCAACCTGTTGAACATCGCCGATCGACGGCCGGGCGGGGCCGAACTCGCCGTAATCCTCACGAACAGCGAGGACGCGCCGGTCCTCGAGGCCGCGGCCGAGCGCGGGATTCCGACCGAAGTCGTTCCGCTCACCGAGGAGATGAGCCGCAGCGAGCACGAGGAAGCCGTGCTCGAGGCGCTTTCCGACTACGAGTTCGACCTCGTCTGTCTCGATGGGTACATGCGCATCCTCTCGGATACGTTCCTTTCCGAGTCGCCGACGACGCTGAACGTCCACCCCTCCTTGTTGCCGTCGTTCCCCGGTATGGACGCCTGGGGCGACGCGCTCGAGGCGGACGTCTCGGTGACGGGCTGTACGGTCCACGTCGTCACCGACGCGACCGACGACGACGGCGCGGTCGTCGACAGCGAGGTCGACGGCGGCCCGATCGTCACGCAGGAGCCGATTCCGGTCTACGAGGGCGACGATGCCGAGCGCCTGAAAGAGCGCGTCCTCTACGAGGGCGAGTTCCGCGCATACCCGCGGGCAGTGAAGTGGTTCGCCGAGGACGCCGTCGATGTCGATCTCGAGGCCGGTGAGGTTACCGTCGACGCCGACGTGGCGAGCACAGAGAGCGACGACCACAACGGCCTGGCCGCACGTCGACTCGTCTCCAACGACCGCGCGGACACGCTCCGCTACGGGGAGAACCCACACCAAGATGCCGCGGTCTACGCCGACTACACCTGCGACGAGGCCAGCGTCGTCCACGCGGATCAGCTCAACGAGGGCGCGAAGGCGCTGTCGTACAACAACTACAACGACGCCGACGGCGCGCTCAACCTGATCAAGGAGTTCGACGAGCCCGCCGCCGCGGTGATCAAACACACCAACCCTGCCGGCTGTGCGACCGCCGACTCACTGGCCGAGGCCTACGAGAAGGCCCTCTCGACGGATCCGATGAGCGCCTTCGGTGGCATCGTCGCCCTGAACCGCGAGTGTGACGCCGACACCGCCGAACAGATCATCGACTCGTTCAAGGAGGTCGTCGTCGCGCCCGGCTACACCGACGACGCCCTCGAGGTCCTCTGCGAGAAGGACAACCTGCGCGTGCTCGACGTTGGCGAGTTGGGTAAGCGAACCGAACGATTCACCGAGAAGCCACTCGTCGGCGGCCGACTCGTGCAGGAACGCGACCTGCAGTCGATTTCGGTCGACGACTTGGAGGTCGTCACCGAACGCGAGCCGACCGACAAAGAACTCGAGTCGATGGTGTTCGCGTGGCAGACACTCAAACACGTCAAGTCGAACGGCATTCTCTTCACGAAAGGCACTGAGACGGTCGGTGTCGGGATGGGACAGGTCTCACGCGTCGACGCGGTGCGACTCGCGGCGATGAAAGCCGACGAGCACGCAGAGGGCAAGGACGCTGAGGGCGCGGTCATGGCCTCGGACGCGTTCTTCCCCTTCCCAGACGGTATCGAGGAGGCCGCGAAGGCGGGTATCGAGGCGGTCGTCCAGCCCGGCGGCTCCGTCAACGACGACGACGTGATCGAGGCCGCAGACGAACACGACATTGCGATGGCGTTTACCGGCCAGCGGAGCTTTAGACACGATTGA
- the purB gene encoding adenylosuccinate lyase → MTETDALYAVSPLDGRYGSRTAPLSPYASEAALMRARVRVEVEYLIALADLEATPLELDLEEREHLRGLYKHFAEEDAQLIKKLETEGHAGFDATNHDVKAVEYFVRHRLPEDSDASAWIHFGLTSEDVNNLAHRLLVRDAVDEVLLPALYDVRETLTEMAREYRDLPMLARTHGQPATPTTFGKEMAVYAARLGRATGRIRRATDELSGKLGGASGTYAAHVAAYPDVDWSAFAEAFVTGLGLEFESLTTQVNPCDDLAAVFDAFRGANDVLLDLDLDVWLYVSDRYLGQEAVEGETGSSTMPHKVNPIDFENSEGNLSKANSDLTFLADYVTTSRLQRDLSDSTVKRNIGAAFAHCLIGYGKTSAGLSKVVPTEQVMREDLESTPEIIGEAVQTILRREGQEDAYERVKAVTRGKDVSIEDFREMFDDLEVDEDVREELHALTPAGYTGVASDLVDDLE, encoded by the coding sequence ATGACTGAGACTGACGCCCTGTACGCCGTCTCACCGCTCGACGGCCGCTACGGCAGTCGGACCGCACCACTCTCGCCGTACGCGAGCGAGGCCGCGCTCATGCGAGCCCGCGTTCGCGTCGAAGTCGAGTACCTGATCGCGCTCGCCGACCTCGAGGCGACGCCGCTGGAACTCGACCTCGAGGAGCGCGAACATCTCCGCGGGCTCTACAAACACTTCGCTGAGGAGGACGCCCAACTGATCAAGAAACTCGAGACCGAGGGCCACGCCGGCTTCGACGCGACGAACCACGACGTCAAAGCCGTCGAGTACTTCGTTCGCCACCGCCTGCCCGAGGACAGCGACGCCTCGGCGTGGATTCACTTCGGACTCACGAGCGAGGACGTCAACAACCTCGCCCACCGACTGCTCGTTCGGGACGCCGTCGACGAGGTCCTCCTGCCGGCGCTGTACGACGTCCGCGAGACGCTCACCGAGATGGCCCGCGAGTACCGCGACCTCCCGATGCTCGCTCGCACCCACGGTCAGCCCGCGACGCCAACGACCTTCGGCAAGGAGATGGCCGTCTACGCGGCCCGTCTCGGGCGTGCGACGGGTCGGATTCGACGCGCGACCGACGAACTCAGCGGCAAACTCGGCGGGGCCTCTGGGACCTACGCGGCCCACGTCGCCGCCTACCCCGACGTCGACTGGTCGGCGTTCGCCGAGGCGTTCGTGACGGGACTCGGCCTCGAGTTCGAATCCCTCACGACGCAGGTCAACCCGTGTGACGACCTCGCCGCCGTCTTCGACGCTTTCCGTGGCGCAAACGACGTGCTCCTCGACCTCGATCTGGACGTGTGGCTCTACGTCTCCGACCGCTACCTCGGACAAGAGGCCGTCGAGGGCGAAACGGGGTCGTCGACGATGCCCCACAAGGTCAACCCGATCGACTTCGAGAACAGCGAGGGCAACCTCTCGAAGGCCAACTCCGATCTGACCTTCCTCGCGGACTACGTCACCACGTCACGCCTCCAGCGTGACCTCTCCGATTCGACGGTCAAGCGAAACATCGGCGCCGCGTTCGCTCACTGTCTGATCGGCTACGGCAAAACGTCGGCAGGGCTCTCGAAAGTCGTCCCGACCGAGCAGGTCATGCGCGAGGACCTCGAGTCGACTCCCGAGATCATCGGCGAAGCGGTCCAGACGATTCTCCGGCGCGAGGGTCAAGAAGACGCCTACGAGCGCGTCAAGGCCGTAACTCGCGGGAAAGATGT